Proteins encoded by one window of Myripristis murdjan chromosome 1, fMyrMur1.1, whole genome shotgun sequence:
- the trim25 gene encoding E3 ubiquitin/ISG15 ligase TRIM25 isoform X1 has translation MAASDMDELSLLTLEEELTCSICLCPFETPVTTPCGHNFCQNCLFATWTDSFCCPQCRTHFATKPELKKNTVLSAVVETFKLRSSRNEPLDLYQEEVQVEKEAAVICDMCMKAEASKTCLTCLASYCEEHLMPHRENPNFRLHQLTEPLGDLSERMCPDHHKLMDFFCVQHERVICSFCLQQVHKGCSFKTPDEQKAFKETELRNKLSLLDGKIEKTKTVLAQMRTMQDKLKESAASKKKALAAEYQQMREMLDRDESAALSAVDHEQESGQTKLRTFLKKFTENTDKMSQAKDDVNNTLSQSHTLSFLQASVVLPPVVIHDPYAPRVTMDSKTVSAIQAFAAVMKEHLTEILKQPTEARLQMLKPALNFGIAAAAERPVPVSGFSVFQPGGAVPLLGMPLPPSQPGNPKHIRSQSPGAPLKAGQKKKPQKHDNRSENSDQTHQHDRRPDKQTKKPPNAPKGNAPSMKAARSMDNLQDLTKKDKSKGQPPEREPKVKPETSDVLPDITSAAKRNDLLKYGSVLTLDPKTAHKRIILSEDLTTASVSDEPTNYHDCPSRFSVCSQVLTSKGFSRGRHYWEVKMSCNNFIGIGLAYNSIDRKGPASRLGRNAQSWCVEWFNVKLSAWHASSETVLLNPNSKRVGVLLDCEEGTATFYNVADRAYPFHTFVFPFSETVYPAFWIFSSGSSITLCKLQA, from the exons ATGGCCGCGTCGGATATGGACGAGCTGTCTCTCCTCACCCTGGAGGAAGAGTTGACCTGCAGCATCTGCCTGTGCCCGTTTGAAACCCCGGTGACGACCCCCTGTGGACACAACTTCTGCCAGAACTGCCTCTTCGCCACCTGGACAGACAGTTTCTGCTGCCCCCAGTGCCGGACCCACTTCGCCACCAAACCCGAGCTGAAGAAGAACACGGTCCTCAGCGCCGTGGTGGAGACCTTCAAGCTCAGGTCCAGCAGGAATGAACCGCTCGACCTGTACCAAGAGGAAGTCCAAGTCGAAAAAGAAGCCGCTGTTATCTGTGATATGTGCATGAAAGCCGAGGCGTCCAAGACCTGCCTCACCTGCCTGGCGTCCTACTGCGAGGAGCACCTGATGCCTCACCGGGAAAACCCAAATTTCCGTCTCCACCAGCTGACGGAGCCGCTCGGCGACCTGTCGGAGCGGATGTGCCCCGACCACCACAAGCTGATGGACTTCTTCTGCGTCCAGCACGAGCGTGTTATCTGCAGCTTCTGCCTCCAGCAAGTCCACAAAGGTTGCTCCTTCAAGACCCCCGACGAGCAAAAAGCCTTTAAAGAG aCTGAACTGAGAAACAAGCTGAGTTTGCTGGATGGGAAGATTGAGAAGACCAAGACCGTCCTAGCTCAAATGAGGACCATGCAGGACAAACTAAAG GAGTCGGCAGCCAGCAAGAAGAAAGCTCTGGCGGCTGAGTATCAGCAGATGCGGGAAATGTTGGATCGTGATGAGAGCGCCGCCCTGAGTGCAGTGGACCATGAGCAAGAGAGCGGACAGACCAAACTCAGGACTTTCCTCAAGAAgttcactgaaaacactgacaagaTGAGCCAAGCCAAAGATGATGTTAACAATACGCTGAGTCAGTCCCATACCCTGTCTTTCCTACAG GCTTCGGTTGTCTTGCCCCCAGTTGTAATCCACGACCCTTACGCCCCTCGGGTTACCATGGATTCCAAGACAGTGTCAGCAATACAGGCCTTTGCTGCTGTCATGAAGGAGCATCTGACAGAAATCCTCAAACAACCCACTGAGGCCAGGCTGCAGATGCTCAAACCAG CACTTAACTTTGGCATTGCTGCAGCTG CTGAAAGACCAGTTCCTGTATCAGGGTTTAGTGTCTTTCAACCTGGGGGAGCTGTTCCCCTGTTGG GAATGCCATTGCCTCCTAGCCAGCCTGGCAATCCGAAACACATCAGGTCCCAGAGTCCAGGCGCACCACTCAAGGCAGGGCAGAAGAAGAAACCTCAGA AGCACGACAACAGAAGTGAAAACAGTGACCAAACTCATCAGCATGACCGGAGACCTGACA AACAAACCAAAAAGCCTCCCAATGCTCCAAAAGGGAATGCTCCAAGTATGAAAGCAGCCCGTTCGATGGACAACCTGCAAGATCTAACTAAGAAAGACAAATCCAAAGGCCAACCTCCTGAACGGGAACCCAAAGTCAAACCAG AAACTTCCGATGTACTTCCAGACATTACCTCTGCTGCAAAAAGAAATGATCTTCTAAAAT ATGGGAGCGTGCTGACCCTGGACCCAAAGACAGCCCACAAACGCATCATACTGAGCGAGGACTTGACCACAGCCTCGGTGTCAGACGAGCCTACAAACTACCATGACTGCCCCTCGCGTTTCTCGGTCTGCTCCCAGGTGCTGACCTCCAAGGGATTCTCTAGAGGGCGCCATTACTGGGAGGTCAAAATGAGCTGCAACAACTTCATTGGCATAGGCTTAGCTTACAACAGCATCGACCGCAAAGGTCCCGCCAGCCGTCTGGGCCGCAATGCCCAGTCCTGGTGTGTCGAGTGGTTTAATGTCAAGCTGTCGGCCTGGCATGCCAGCAGCGAGACAGTGCTATTGAACCCCAATTCGAAGCGCGTAGGTGTGCTTTTGGATTGCGAGGAGGGAACAGCTACGTTCTATAATGTGGCGGATAGGGCATATCCCTTCCACACTTTTGTGTTTCCCTTTTCTGAAACCGTGTATCCAGCCTTCTGGATCTTTTCCAGTGGCTCGTCCATTACTTTGTGCAAGCTGCAGGCGTGA
- the trim25 gene encoding E3 ubiquitin/ISG15 ligase TRIM25 isoform X2, producing the protein MAASDMDELSLLTLEEELTCSICLCPFETPVTTPCGHNFCQNCLFATWTDSFCCPQCRTHFATKPELKKNTVLSAVVETFKLRSSRNEPLDLYQEEVQVEKEAAVICDMCMKAEASKTCLTCLASYCEEHLMPHRENPNFRLHQLTEPLGDLSERMCPDHHKLMDFFCVQHERVICSFCLQQVHKGCSFKTPDEQKAFKETELRNKLSLLDGKIEKTKTVLAQMRTMQDKLKESAASKKKALAAEYQQMREMLDRDESAALSAVDHEQESGQTKLRTFLKKFTENTDKMSQAKDDVNNTLSQSHTLSFLQASVVLPPVVIHDPYAPRVTMDSKTVSAIQAFAAVMKEHLTEILKQPTEARLQMLKPALNFGIAAAAERPVPVSGFSVFQPGGAVPLLGMPLPPSQPGNPKHIRSQSPGAPLKAGQKKKPQKQTKKPPNAPKGNAPSMKAARSMDNLQDLTKKDKSKGQPPEREPKVKPETSDVLPDITSAAKRNDLLKYGSVLTLDPKTAHKRIILSEDLTTASVSDEPTNYHDCPSRFSVCSQVLTSKGFSRGRHYWEVKMSCNNFIGIGLAYNSIDRKGPASRLGRNAQSWCVEWFNVKLSAWHASSETVLLNPNSKRVGVLLDCEEGTATFYNVADRAYPFHTFVFPFSETVYPAFWIFSSGSSITLCKLQA; encoded by the exons ATGGCCGCGTCGGATATGGACGAGCTGTCTCTCCTCACCCTGGAGGAAGAGTTGACCTGCAGCATCTGCCTGTGCCCGTTTGAAACCCCGGTGACGACCCCCTGTGGACACAACTTCTGCCAGAACTGCCTCTTCGCCACCTGGACAGACAGTTTCTGCTGCCCCCAGTGCCGGACCCACTTCGCCACCAAACCCGAGCTGAAGAAGAACACGGTCCTCAGCGCCGTGGTGGAGACCTTCAAGCTCAGGTCCAGCAGGAATGAACCGCTCGACCTGTACCAAGAGGAAGTCCAAGTCGAAAAAGAAGCCGCTGTTATCTGTGATATGTGCATGAAAGCCGAGGCGTCCAAGACCTGCCTCACCTGCCTGGCGTCCTACTGCGAGGAGCACCTGATGCCTCACCGGGAAAACCCAAATTTCCGTCTCCACCAGCTGACGGAGCCGCTCGGCGACCTGTCGGAGCGGATGTGCCCCGACCACCACAAGCTGATGGACTTCTTCTGCGTCCAGCACGAGCGTGTTATCTGCAGCTTCTGCCTCCAGCAAGTCCACAAAGGTTGCTCCTTCAAGACCCCCGACGAGCAAAAAGCCTTTAAAGAG aCTGAACTGAGAAACAAGCTGAGTTTGCTGGATGGGAAGATTGAGAAGACCAAGACCGTCCTAGCTCAAATGAGGACCATGCAGGACAAACTAAAG GAGTCGGCAGCCAGCAAGAAGAAAGCTCTGGCGGCTGAGTATCAGCAGATGCGGGAAATGTTGGATCGTGATGAGAGCGCCGCCCTGAGTGCAGTGGACCATGAGCAAGAGAGCGGACAGACCAAACTCAGGACTTTCCTCAAGAAgttcactgaaaacactgacaagaTGAGCCAAGCCAAAGATGATGTTAACAATACGCTGAGTCAGTCCCATACCCTGTCTTTCCTACAG GCTTCGGTTGTCTTGCCCCCAGTTGTAATCCACGACCCTTACGCCCCTCGGGTTACCATGGATTCCAAGACAGTGTCAGCAATACAGGCCTTTGCTGCTGTCATGAAGGAGCATCTGACAGAAATCCTCAAACAACCCACTGAGGCCAGGCTGCAGATGCTCAAACCAG CACTTAACTTTGGCATTGCTGCAGCTG CTGAAAGACCAGTTCCTGTATCAGGGTTTAGTGTCTTTCAACCTGGGGGAGCTGTTCCCCTGTTGG GAATGCCATTGCCTCCTAGCCAGCCTGGCAATCCGAAACACATCAGGTCCCAGAGTCCAGGCGCACCACTCAAGGCAGGGCAGAAGAAGAAACCTCAGA AACAAACCAAAAAGCCTCCCAATGCTCCAAAAGGGAATGCTCCAAGTATGAAAGCAGCCCGTTCGATGGACAACCTGCAAGATCTAACTAAGAAAGACAAATCCAAAGGCCAACCTCCTGAACGGGAACCCAAAGTCAAACCAG AAACTTCCGATGTACTTCCAGACATTACCTCTGCTGCAAAAAGAAATGATCTTCTAAAAT ATGGGAGCGTGCTGACCCTGGACCCAAAGACAGCCCACAAACGCATCATACTGAGCGAGGACTTGACCACAGCCTCGGTGTCAGACGAGCCTACAAACTACCATGACTGCCCCTCGCGTTTCTCGGTCTGCTCCCAGGTGCTGACCTCCAAGGGATTCTCTAGAGGGCGCCATTACTGGGAGGTCAAAATGAGCTGCAACAACTTCATTGGCATAGGCTTAGCTTACAACAGCATCGACCGCAAAGGTCCCGCCAGCCGTCTGGGCCGCAATGCCCAGTCCTGGTGTGTCGAGTGGTTTAATGTCAAGCTGTCGGCCTGGCATGCCAGCAGCGAGACAGTGCTATTGAACCCCAATTCGAAGCGCGTAGGTGTGCTTTTGGATTGCGAGGAGGGAACAGCTACGTTCTATAATGTGGCGGATAGGGCATATCCCTTCCACACTTTTGTGTTTCCCTTTTCTGAAACCGTGTATCCAGCCTTCTGGATCTTTTCCAGTGGCTCGTCCATTACTTTGTGCAAGCTGCAGGCGTGA
- the trim25 gene encoding E3 ubiquitin/ISG15 ligase TRIM25 isoform X3: MAASDMDELSLLTLEEELTCSICLCPFETPVTTPCGHNFCQNCLFATWTDSFCCPQCRTHFATKPELKKNTVLSAVVETFKLRSSRNEPLDLYQEEVQVEKEAAVICDMCMKAEASKTCLTCLASYCEEHLMPHRENPNFRLHQLTEPLGDLSERMCPDHHKLMDFFCVQHERVICSFCLQQVHKGCSFKTPDEQKAFKETELRNKLSLLDGKIEKTKTVLAQMRTMQDKLKESAASKKKALAAEYQQMREMLDRDESAALSAVDHEQESGQTKLRTFLKKFTENTDKMSQAKDDVNNTLSQSHTLSFLQASVVLPPVVIHDPYAPRVTMDSKTVSAIQAFAAVMKEHLTEILKQPTEARLQMLKPGMPLPPSQPGNPKHIRSQSPGAPLKAGQKKKPQKQTKKPPNAPKGNAPSMKAARSMDNLQDLTKKDKSKGQPPEREPKVKPETSDVLPDITSAAKRNDLLKYGSVLTLDPKTAHKRIILSEDLTTASVSDEPTNYHDCPSRFSVCSQVLTSKGFSRGRHYWEVKMSCNNFIGIGLAYNSIDRKGPASRLGRNAQSWCVEWFNVKLSAWHASSETVLLNPNSKRVGVLLDCEEGTATFYNVADRAYPFHTFVFPFSETVYPAFWIFSSGSSITLCKLQA; encoded by the exons ATGGCCGCGTCGGATATGGACGAGCTGTCTCTCCTCACCCTGGAGGAAGAGTTGACCTGCAGCATCTGCCTGTGCCCGTTTGAAACCCCGGTGACGACCCCCTGTGGACACAACTTCTGCCAGAACTGCCTCTTCGCCACCTGGACAGACAGTTTCTGCTGCCCCCAGTGCCGGACCCACTTCGCCACCAAACCCGAGCTGAAGAAGAACACGGTCCTCAGCGCCGTGGTGGAGACCTTCAAGCTCAGGTCCAGCAGGAATGAACCGCTCGACCTGTACCAAGAGGAAGTCCAAGTCGAAAAAGAAGCCGCTGTTATCTGTGATATGTGCATGAAAGCCGAGGCGTCCAAGACCTGCCTCACCTGCCTGGCGTCCTACTGCGAGGAGCACCTGATGCCTCACCGGGAAAACCCAAATTTCCGTCTCCACCAGCTGACGGAGCCGCTCGGCGACCTGTCGGAGCGGATGTGCCCCGACCACCACAAGCTGATGGACTTCTTCTGCGTCCAGCACGAGCGTGTTATCTGCAGCTTCTGCCTCCAGCAAGTCCACAAAGGTTGCTCCTTCAAGACCCCCGACGAGCAAAAAGCCTTTAAAGAG aCTGAACTGAGAAACAAGCTGAGTTTGCTGGATGGGAAGATTGAGAAGACCAAGACCGTCCTAGCTCAAATGAGGACCATGCAGGACAAACTAAAG GAGTCGGCAGCCAGCAAGAAGAAAGCTCTGGCGGCTGAGTATCAGCAGATGCGGGAAATGTTGGATCGTGATGAGAGCGCCGCCCTGAGTGCAGTGGACCATGAGCAAGAGAGCGGACAGACCAAACTCAGGACTTTCCTCAAGAAgttcactgaaaacactgacaagaTGAGCCAAGCCAAAGATGATGTTAACAATACGCTGAGTCAGTCCCATACCCTGTCTTTCCTACAG GCTTCGGTTGTCTTGCCCCCAGTTGTAATCCACGACCCTTACGCCCCTCGGGTTACCATGGATTCCAAGACAGTGTCAGCAATACAGGCCTTTGCTGCTGTCATGAAGGAGCATCTGACAGAAATCCTCAAACAACCCACTGAGGCCAGGCTGCAGATGCTCAAACCAG GAATGCCATTGCCTCCTAGCCAGCCTGGCAATCCGAAACACATCAGGTCCCAGAGTCCAGGCGCACCACTCAAGGCAGGGCAGAAGAAGAAACCTCAGA AACAAACCAAAAAGCCTCCCAATGCTCCAAAAGGGAATGCTCCAAGTATGAAAGCAGCCCGTTCGATGGACAACCTGCAAGATCTAACTAAGAAAGACAAATCCAAAGGCCAACCTCCTGAACGGGAACCCAAAGTCAAACCAG AAACTTCCGATGTACTTCCAGACATTACCTCTGCTGCAAAAAGAAATGATCTTCTAAAAT ATGGGAGCGTGCTGACCCTGGACCCAAAGACAGCCCACAAACGCATCATACTGAGCGAGGACTTGACCACAGCCTCGGTGTCAGACGAGCCTACAAACTACCATGACTGCCCCTCGCGTTTCTCGGTCTGCTCCCAGGTGCTGACCTCCAAGGGATTCTCTAGAGGGCGCCATTACTGGGAGGTCAAAATGAGCTGCAACAACTTCATTGGCATAGGCTTAGCTTACAACAGCATCGACCGCAAAGGTCCCGCCAGCCGTCTGGGCCGCAATGCCCAGTCCTGGTGTGTCGAGTGGTTTAATGTCAAGCTGTCGGCCTGGCATGCCAGCAGCGAGACAGTGCTATTGAACCCCAATTCGAAGCGCGTAGGTGTGCTTTTGGATTGCGAGGAGGGAACAGCTACGTTCTATAATGTGGCGGATAGGGCATATCCCTTCCACACTTTTGTGTTTCCCTTTTCTGAAACCGTGTATCCAGCCTTCTGGATCTTTTCCAGTGGCTCGTCCATTACTTTGTGCAAGCTGCAGGCGTGA